One genomic region from Bacillus aquiflavi encodes:
- a CDS encoding DUF169 domain-containing protein: MFFWKEIVNDLQNLMKIRTIPIGMKLFKSKAEMENVPKIRRPKQIHTADQIVAQAARLGWTVGITNDDLAVSQCGAVLGLHPQDEEWQAGKEYAGVWYETAEDAEKHQQAMDVVPYGEHEAMAVSPLASCRLDPPDICLIYGTPGQMMIFINGLQWRNYKKFNWGIVGESSCADSWGRALKTKEPSLSIPCFAERRYGGVQDDELLMAITPEDLVKAIDGMKQLAKNGLRYPIPSYGIQQDAQAGLAFSYGKK, translated from the coding sequence ATGTTTTTTTGGAAGGAAATAGTCAATGATTTACAAAATTTAATGAAGATTCGAACGATTCCTATCGGGATGAAACTATTTAAAAGTAAAGCAGAAATGGAAAATGTGCCAAAAATCCGCAGACCAAAGCAAATTCATACGGCAGATCAAATCGTAGCCCAAGCAGCTCGACTCGGGTGGACAGTAGGGATTACAAACGATGATTTGGCAGTATCTCAATGTGGCGCAGTTCTCGGTTTACATCCGCAAGATGAGGAGTGGCAAGCAGGAAAAGAATATGCTGGCGTGTGGTATGAAACAGCAGAGGATGCCGAAAAGCATCAACAAGCAATGGACGTAGTGCCGTATGGTGAACATGAAGCAATGGCTGTATCTCCACTCGCCTCATGTCGTCTAGATCCTCCAGATATTTGTTTAATTTATGGCACACCTGGACAAATGATGATCTTTATTAACGGTTTACAATGGAGAAATTATAAGAAGTTCAATTGGGGGATTGTCGGGGAGTCTTCGTGTGCAGATTCTTGGGGACGAGCATTGAAGACGAAGGAGCCAAGTCTATCTATCCCTTGTTTTGCTGAAAGGCGATACGGAGGGGTTCAAGATGATGAGTTGCTAATGGCAATTACACCTGAAGATTTAGTAAAAGCAATAGACGGCATGAAACAATTAGCAAAGAACGGGCTTCGCTATCCAATCCCATCATATGGAATTCAACAAGACGCACAAGCAGGATTAGCGTTTAGCTATGGAAAAAAATAA